The Hemibagrus wyckioides isolate EC202008001 linkage group LG10, SWU_Hwy_1.0, whole genome shotgun sequence genome includes a window with the following:
- the cbarpb gene encoding LOW QUALITY PROTEIN: voltage-dependent calcium channel beta subunit-associated regulatory protein (The sequence of the model RefSeq protein was modified relative to this genomic sequence to represent the inferred CDS: inserted 2 bases in 1 codon; deleted 1 base in 1 codon), with translation MQQELRAFLQRDXHAERCLLAHTHAHTNTLTSDSISALTERDCTHIALHVAFSLLYEREEVLGRRTHLLTWTMSNESVIWKSLTENPTELPLERGEEDGYLLYLVLLSFFISATIAILLVLLIACRRCCEGERSFARFIPCFKRSDDPEKPTTSYVEETQLVHEITIRVDESECLSAASSHDMETERFLSTGSTGRRVSFNEAALFDHSKKAQEKGRRYTLTEGDFHHLKNARLTHLHLPPAALKIVTIHECESSENNIAMTTRPVAKSSLSIFQPPMHPLPQTALRSLSPSSALPGDALNSTVDASFCDSPPSPSPEPPRPILMEIRGTSLRNGGSPSSGREPALALASGDSSSSCVPQGPVMHFFTKLRRHASLEGASPYLKIKRWKFDSSQRASSLETRGSPKRRPFQRQRAASESMDQEENGAHHIDLIQYIARTKDVAYCSPRLLSPPSTPPPSLGRLEVEVMVEPSCSRAMGPGVIGLNAEPQDDAPGVGCRRESKDHQSLYRDIWTLRASLEQYISSDQSSNNDKDSVHSDADSVSSLRLRTEKGGLPSYPSQDTGDGMEGDAEMPGNDGQEKRRKQDSVDSDKGSDESSTRKLLQMDSGYASIDAPSRAPDEVRLFRSSSGSKEDLGSAMERRHFFTSSGHRGTVFDSFDTDIFDEELEVEPRGASGGSDAVMELEEGGLVWSPFGQMFTQSDTQSHTLSCRDYSIDEKTDALFHEFLRHDPQFDQQESPVRSKHRSRVHLRKQWQRSKQYSDPGQRFHSSFDRYRTPLRRGETVNYPLESSYHSTLPRIVSGPDEENSDGTANLAEMPKANQILGAADKSSASPKEDHTKHPQSTDTGGELKEKAELAPSELPPVTDSTMGQPEVAEESGHTVQPLESTEGHSPPQLAQTGYGPQTITADLSDKLSATIEERLYSDLRRTREQPECLLTATHASPDHSPV, from the exons GAGCTCCCTCTGGAGCGTGGGGAGGAGGATGGCTACCTCCTCTACCTTGTTCTTTTGTCCTTCTTCATCTCTGCGACGATTGCCATCCTGTTGGTCTTGTTGATTGCCTGTCGCCGCTGTTGTGAGGGAGAACGGAGCTTTGCTCG gTTCATTCCCTGCTTCAAGCGTAGCGATGACCCAGAGAAGCCGACCACCTCCTATGTTGAGGAAACGCAGCTGGTGCATG AAATCACAATCCGTGTGGATGAGTCAGAGTGTTTGTCGGCAGCCAGCTCCCACGATATGGAGACTGAGCGCTTCCTGTCCACGGGAAGCACAGGTCGGCGTGTGTCCTTCAACGAGGCAGCTCTCTTCGACCACAGCAAGAAGGCACAAGAGAAAGGCCGAAG GTACACACTGACTGAGGGTGACTTCCATCACCTAAAGAATGCCAGactcacacacctccacctcccgCCAGCCGCCCTCAAGATCGTCACCATCCACGAGTGTGAGTCATCGGAGAACAACATTGCCATGACAACACGGCCTGTCGCTAAATCCAGCCTCTCCATCTTCCAG CCTCCAATGCACCCACTGCCACAGACAGCTCTTCGTAGCCTAAGTCCCAGTTCAGCTCTGCCAGGTGATGCCCTCAACTCCACTGTGGATGCCAGCTTCTGTGACAGTCCACCATCTCCCAGCCCAGAGCCACCAAGACCCATCTTG ATGGAAATTAGAGGTACAAGCTTGAGAAATGGGGGCAGCCCAAGCAGTGGGCGTGAACCAGCACTCGCTCTTGCCTCGGGTGACTCCTCCTCAAGCTGTGTCCCTCAGGGTCCAGTAATGCATTTCTTCACCAAGCTGCGGCGGCATGCCAGTCTGGAAGGAGCCAGTCCTTACCTTAAGATCAAGAGATGGAAGTTCGACAGCAGCCAGAGAGCCTCCAGCCTGGAGACCAGAG GCTCCCCCAAACGGAGGCCATTTCAGAGGCAGAGAGCAGCCAGTGAAAGCATGGATCAAGAGGAGAACGGTGCCCACCACATTGACCTCATCCAGTACATCGCCCGCACCAAGGACGTGGCCTATTGCTCACCACGTCTCCTTTCCCCCCCATCCACACCCCCACCGTCCCTCGGCAG GTTAgaggtggaggtgatggtggagCCAAGCTGCAGCAGAGCAATGGGGCCTGGTGTGATTGGCCTGAACGCTGAGCCCCAAGATGATGCTCCTGGCGTGGGCTGTCGTCGGGAGAGCAAAGACCATCAGAGCCTTTATCGTGACATCTGGACCTTGCGCGCCTCTCTGGAGCAGTACATCTCCTCTGACCAGAGCAGTAACAATGACAAAGACTCAGTTCATAGTGATGCAGACAGTGTGTCTTCGCTTAGGCTTCGGACAGAGAAGGGTGGGCTGCCAAGTTACCCCTCCCAGGACACTGGGGATGGGATGGAAGGGGATGCAGAGATGCCTGGGAATGATGGtcaggagaaaagaagaaagcagGACAGTGTGGATTCTGATAAAGGGAGTGATGAATCAAGTACCCGGAAGCTTCTGCAAATGGACAGTGGCTATGCATCTATAGATGCCCCCTCCCGTGCCCCTGATGAGGTACGGCTGTTCCGGAGCAGCAGTGGTAGCAAGGAGGACTTAGGATCAGCCATGGAACGCAGACATTTCTTCACCAGCTCTGGACACAGAGGAACAGTGTTTGACAGCTTTGACACAGATATATTTGATGAAGAACTTGAGGTAGAACCCAGGGGAGCTAGCGGAGGTAGTGATGCGGTGATGGAACTGGAAGAGGGTGGTTTGGTGTGGTCACCCTTTGGGCAGATGTTTACACAGTCTGACACTCAGTCTCATACCTTGTCTTGCCGGGACTATAGCATAGATGAAAAAACAGACGCACTCTTCCACGAGTTTCTGCGACATGATCCCCAGTTTGACCAACAGGAGTCACCAGTGCGTTCAAAGCACCGGTCTCGTGTGCATCTTCGCAAGCAGTGGCAGCGATCCAAGCAGTATAGTGATCCTGGCCAGCGCTTCCACTCCTCCTTTGATCGTTATCGCACCCCACTTCGTCGTGGAGAGACAGTTAACTACCCTCTGGAAAGTAGCTACCACAGTACACTTCCTCGAATTGTCAGCGGCCCAGATGAGGAAAACAGTGATGGGACTGCCAACCTTGCAGAGATGCCTAAAGCCAATCAGATCTTGGGAGCTGCTGATAAGAGTTCTGCATCTCCAAAGGAGGACCACACAAAGCACCCTCAGAGTACTGATACCGGTGGAGAGTTGAAAGAAAAGGCAGAACTTGCACCCTCTGAACTCCCTCCAGTGACTGATAGTACTATGGGTCAGCCAGAAGTTGCAGAAGAGTCCGGGCACACAGTCCAGCCTCTTGAGTCTACAGAAGGTCATTCACCCCCACAGCTAGCCCAAACTGGGTACGGTCCTCAGACAATCACAGCAGACCTGAGTGATAAACTGTCTGCAACCATTGAAGAGCGTCTGTATTCTGACTTACGCAGGACCAGGGAGCAACCCGAGTGTTTACTGACAGCCACACATGCCTCACCCGACCACAGCCCAGTGTAG